One stretch of Thalassovita sp. DNA includes these proteins:
- a CDS encoding CHASE domain-containing protein: MRKSLFASYLPFSLAVIAVAILAFGLDYQTRSVNRTDLRAEIQAEAEILRARLESQIEGGILITRGVASLLSREEDLSQGEFSRLVRGVTEGRADVINVAWAPDLVITRVHPVEPNRAALGVDYRQIPAQLDAIIRARDTGQIAFVGPVDLVQGGKGFIMRVPVYTVDERDFEFEGILSTVFELDLFLQRVGLGSAEQTIEVALARLDDHGLDQDLFYGAPELTSDSPVSAEVHFAEGTWRLYARPIGGWAAATDRLIYQRLLLLLLSAFILVPLYLVNRMALSRQKIIRDMELADDRLSSFISNFPGVFFTYVQEDGQRDKIDFITEACRDIWNASPEAIYDHPGILWNAFDPEKLPEFQQEVERSRREGSTWNFIWRSTTRDGTARWLEGWGHPYHYEAGLTRWDCFVVDITAQQAREEAFEQQAEIMRQAQKQESIGQLTGGMAHDFNNMLAVIRGNMEMLEEDLTEEAREDDERLEFVRGAILAAERGNDLTKKMLSFARRARLDPEELNLNDIVRELEGWSGRTLPATITLRKELTPDLPLVRLDRSSTASALLNMMVNARDAMPEGGVLTIATKTATLDAQDVATMPQDIAPGDYVVVSLQDTGEGIAKDKLETIFEPFYTTKGPGAGSGLGLSMVHGFIAQSGGAIRVTSELGQGTKIELFFQALHAQPSKEDSEAALKGTSADAALSILVAEDDPDVRDMLERSLTRMGHAVTTAEDGDAALALFDGGRVFDLLLTDIVMPGSLQGTALVEALRQRRPGFPAIVMTGYTDVPLHEGSVLHPDDIRLSKPVARAELERAIHDTMSRL; the protein is encoded by the coding sequence ATGAGAAAGTCACTTTTCGCAAGCTACCTTCCGTTTTCCCTGGCGGTTATTGCAGTCGCCATTTTGGCATTTGGCTTGGATTATCAGACCCGCTCGGTGAACCGCACAGATCTGCGGGCCGAAATTCAGGCCGAGGCGGAGATCCTGCGCGCCCGTCTGGAAAGCCAGATCGAAGGTGGCATTCTGATTACCCGTGGTGTGGCCTCCTTGCTTAGCCGTGAGGAAGACCTCAGCCAAGGCGAGTTTTCCCGCCTGGTGCGTGGTGTGACCGAGGGGCGTGCCGATGTGATCAATGTCGCCTGGGCTCCGGATCTGGTGATCACGCGGGTCCATCCGGTAGAGCCCAATCGTGCGGCCCTGGGCGTGGATTACCGGCAGATCCCGGCCCAGCTGGATGCCATTATACGCGCCCGCGACACCGGGCAAATCGCCTTTGTTGGTCCGGTTGATCTGGTTCAGGGCGGCAAGGGGTTCATCATGCGCGTCCCTGTCTACACGGTGGATGAGCGTGACTTTGAATTTGAGGGGATCCTCTCCACCGTCTTTGAGCTGGACCTTTTCCTTCAGCGTGTTGGGCTGGGCAGCGCTGAACAGACAATTGAGGTGGCGCTGGCGCGGCTGGACGATCACGGGTTGGATCAGGATCTGTTTTACGGCGCGCCAGAGCTGACCAGCGATAGTCCGGTTAGCGCTGAGGTGCATTTTGCCGAAGGCACCTGGCGGCTTTACGCCCGCCCGATTGGCGGTTGGGCGGCGGCAACTGATCGCCTGATCTATCAACGCTTGCTGCTGTTGCTGCTGTCGGCTTTCATCCTTGTGCCGCTTTATCTGGTGAACCGCATGGCCCTGTCGCGGCAGAAAATCATCCGCGATATGGAACTCGCCGATGACCGCCTCAGCAGTTTTATCAGTAACTTCCCCGGGGTGTTTTTCACCTATGTCCAGGAAGACGGGCAGCGCGACAAGATCGATTTCATCACCGAGGCCTGCCGCGATATCTGGAATGCCTCCCCCGAAGCGATCTACGATCATCCGGGGATCCTGTGGAACGCCTTTGATCCTGAAAAACTGCCTGAGTTCCAACAAGAGGTCGAACGCTCCCGCCGGGAGGGATCCACGTGGAATTTCATTTGGCGCTCCACCACCCGCGACGGCACAGCGCGCTGGCTGGAGGGTTGGGGCCATCCCTACCATTACGAAGCAGGGCTGACACGCTGGGACTGTTTTGTGGTCGACATTACCGCCCAGCAGGCGCGTGAAGAGGCCTTTGAGCAGCAGGCCGAGATCATGCGACAGGCCCAGAAACAGGAAAGCATCGGCCAGCTGACCGGCGGTATGGCACATGATTTCAACAACATGCTGGCCGTGATCCGTGGCAATATGGAGATGCTCGAAGAGGACCTGACCGAAGAGGCCCGCGAAGACGATGAGCGGCTGGAATTTGTGCGCGGGGCCATTTTGGCGGCCGAACGTGGCAATGATCTGACCAAGAAGATGCTCAGCTTTGCCCGCCGTGCCCGCCTGGACCCCGAAGAGCTGAACCTCAATGACATCGTGCGCGAGTTGGAGGGTTGGAGTGGCCGCACCCTGCCCGCCACGATCACCCTGCGCAAAGAACTGACCCCCGATCTGCCTTTGGTGCGGTTGGACCGCAGCTCAACCGCCAGTGCCTTGCTGAACATGATGGTTAACGCCCGTGATGCGATGCCCGAAGGGGGCGTGCTGACCATCGCCACCAAAACCGCAACCCTTGATGCGCAGGACGTGGCGACGATGCCGCAGGATATTGCGCCGGGTGACTATGTGGTCGTATCGCTGCAGGACACCGGGGAAGGCATCGCCAAGGACAAGCTGGAAACAATTTTCGAACCTTTCTACACCACCAAAGGCCCCGGCGCGGGATCTGGGTTGGGCCTGTCGATGGTGCATGGTTTCATCGCCCAATCCGGCGGCGCCATTCGCGTCACCTCTGAACTTGGTCAGGGCACCAAGATCGAGTTGTTCTTTCAGGCGCTGCACGCCCAGCCCTCCAAGGAGGACAGTGAAGCGGCCCTAAAGGGCACTTCAGCAGACGCCGCACTGAGCATTCTGGTAGCCGAGGATGACCCCGATGTGCGGGACATGTTGGAACGCAGCCTGACCCGGATGGGCCATGCGGTGACCACGGCTGAGGATGGCGATGCGGCCCTTGCCCTGTTTGACGGCGGGCGCGTGTTTGATCTGTTACTGACCGATATCGTGATGCCCGGTTCCCTGCAGGGCACAGCACTGGTTGAGGCGCTGCGCCAACGCCGCCCGGGGTTTCCGGCCATTGTGATGACCGGCTACACCGATGTGCCGCTGCACGAAGGATCGGTTCTGCATCCCGATGACATCCGGCTCAGCAAGCCGGTGGCGCGTGCCGAATTGGAACGCGCCATTCACGACACCATGTCACGGCTTTAG
- a CDS encoding Asp/Glu racemase has protein sequence MSHFPYELGPAIGHRATLGLVVLQSDETIEQEAALFNQPGLARYVSRVPSGAEVTTETLKAMEAELPQAAALLPPSVSFDVIGYGCTSGSMAIGPERVASLIQGATDVARVTNPLTAGIAACDALGVKRLAVLTPYIDSVSQPLCGAFEAAGITVSGHLSFGEESEAKVARIAPASIAEGALAVGAGDHDAVFLSCTNLQCFSVIDRLEQQLGKPVLSSNQVLFWHMARLAGITELPGPGQLFQH, from the coding sequence ATGAGCCATTTCCCCTATGAGCTGGGCCCTGCCATTGGCCATCGGGCCACCCTTGGGCTGGTGGTGTTGCAAAGCGATGAAACCATCGAACAAGAGGCCGCGCTGTTCAACCAACCGGGGCTGGCGCGCTACGTCAGCCGGGTGCCCAGCGGGGCGGAGGTGACAACGGAAACCCTAAAAGCGATGGAGGCCGAACTGCCGCAGGCTGCCGCCTTGTTGCCGCCTTCGGTGTCTTTTGACGTGATCGGTTACGGCTGCACGTCGGGCAGTATGGCGATCGGGCCAGAACGGGTGGCCAGCCTGATCCAAGGGGCGACAGATGTGGCCCGTGTCACCAACCCGCTGACCGCCGGGATCGCGGCCTGTGACGCCTTGGGGGTGAAACGGCTGGCGGTTCTGACGCCCTATATCGACAGCGTTTCACAACCGCTCTGCGGCGCGTTTGAGGCAGCAGGAATTACCGTCAGCGGTCATTTGTCCTTTGGCGAGGAGAGTGAGGCCAAGGTGGCGCGGATCGCACCCGCCTCTATCGCCGAAGGGGCATTGGCCGTGGGGGCAGGGGATCACGATGCGGTCTTCCTCAGCTGCACCAACCTGCAGTGTTTTAGCGTGATCGACAGGCTGGAACAGCAATTGGGCAAGCCAGTGCTCAGTTCAAATCAGGTGCTGTTCTGGCATATGGCGCGGCTGGCAGGCATCACTGAGCTGCCCGGACCGGGGCAACTGTTTCAGCACTAA
- a CDS encoding Xaa-Pro peptidase family protein — translation MAERSLIFPRAEYERRIAALQARMAATGQDALLLTTAADVFYVTGFLTRFWESPARPWYMVIPAKGAPVAVIPAIGADLMGRCWIEDIRVWPAPDPRDDGVSLLAQTLSDLVPEAGAIAVPMGLETQLRAPLADFACVQRRIGDRKIVDGTDTLQRVREVKSDLEVAAIRESCAIAGRVFDRVPEFARAGVPLSQVFRAFQIALLQEGADWVSYVAGGAGPGGYGDVISPADDRPLQAGDVLMLDTGAVRNGYFCDFDRNYSVGPTDAETAKAQEALWQATEVAIKELHPGMRACDVHTVLADALTDHGAQPLGGRLGHGLGVTLTEWPSFTQLDETELVAGMVLTLEPGIEIAPGRCLVHEENILLTDHGAELLSPRAPRLLPELST, via the coding sequence ATGGCTGAACGGTCACTGATTTTTCCGCGCGCCGAATATGAACGCCGCATTGCCGCCCTGCAGGCCCGCATGGCGGCTACCGGGCAAGACGCCTTGTTGCTGACCACCGCTGCCGATGTGTTTTACGTCACCGGGTTTCTGACCCGGTTCTGGGAAAGCCCGGCGCGGCCTTGGTATATGGTGATCCCTGCCAAGGGCGCGCCTGTTGCGGTTATTCCTGCCATCGGCGCGGATCTGATGGGGCGCTGCTGGATTGAGGATATCCGCGTCTGGCCCGCCCCCGACCCCCGCGATGATGGCGTGAGCCTTTTGGCGCAAACCCTCAGCGATCTGGTGCCAGAGGCTGGGGCGATTGCGGTGCCAATGGGGCTGGAAACCCAGTTGCGCGCACCGTTGGCGGATTTTGCCTGTGTGCAGCGCAGGATCGGTGATCGCAAGATCGTGGATGGAACGGACACGCTGCAGCGGGTGCGCGAAGTGAAATCAGACCTTGAGGTCGCTGCGATCCGGGAAAGCTGCGCCATTGCGGGCCGGGTCTTTGACCGGGTGCCGGAATTTGCCCGCGCTGGCGTGCCCTTGTCGCAGGTGTTCCGCGCTTTTCAGATCGCCCTGCTGCAAGAAGGTGCTGATTGGGTCAGCTATGTCGCGGGCGGTGCTGGGCCGGGGGGCTATGGCGATGTGATCTCCCCCGCCGATGATCGCCCCCTGCAGGCGGGCGATGTTCTGATGTTGGACACGGGCGCGGTGCGAAACGGCTATTTCTGCGACTTTGACCGGAACTATTCGGTTGGTCCCACTGATGCCGAAACCGCTAAAGCGCAAGAGGCGCTGTGGCAGGCCACTGAGGTCGCCATCAAAGAGTTGCACCCCGGCATGCGCGCCTGTGACGTGCACACGGTTCTGGCCGATGCGCTGACCGATCACGGCGCCCAGCCCTTAGGCGGGCGTTTGGGGCATGGTCTGGGGGTGACATTGACGGAATGGCCCAGCTTCACCCAGCTTGATGAAACCGAATTGGTGGCAGGTATGGTGCTGACGCTGGAGCCAGGGATTGAGATCGCGCCGGGGCGCTGCCTTGTGCACGAAGAAAACATCCTGTTGACTGACCACGGCGCCGAGCTGTTGTCACCGCGGGCGCCACGTCTTTTGCCGGAGCTGTCGACATGA
- a CDS encoding pyridoxal-phosphate dependent enzyme, with protein MPHHVTNPYRGQDSADRFGPLRPSAEVEAVEQLLALCPKHRETPLRAVPELAQVAGVGEVWIKDERQRMGLGSFKALGAAYCIARDAAAAREATPDLAWEETLKGRAYVTASAGNHGLSLAAGARVFGARAVIYLAETVPEAFAERLRGIGAEVVRAGADYEASMDAAAKGAEADGLSLLSDGSWPGYTERPYRVMEGYTQLAAEAVAQIPEPPTDILLQAGVGGLAAAVAAYARRAWGDVPRITVVEPAFAPALIASIEAGKLVESTGPVSEMGRLDCKTASMVALAGLANDADAFLTITEEQAAAGAATLANHDLATTPSGGAGLAALLAGVPGLGKDARVLTILSEGPEDG; from the coding sequence ATGCCCCACCACGTGACCAATCCCTATCGTGGCCAAGACAGTGCCGACCGGTTTGGACCGCTGCGTCCCTCGGCTGAGGTGGAGGCGGTAGAACAGCTTTTGGCGCTGTGCCCTAAACACCGTGAAACCCCGCTGCGCGCGGTTCCGGAGTTGGCGCAGGTTGCGGGCGTTGGGGAGGTTTGGATCAAGGACGAACGCCAGCGCATGGGGCTGGGCAGCTTCAAGGCGCTGGGCGCGGCCTACTGTATTGCCCGTGACGCCGCCGCCGCGCGTGAAGCCACGCCAGACCTGGCCTGGGAAGAGACCCTGAAGGGCCGGGCCTATGTCACGGCAAGCGCTGGCAATCACGGGCTGTCGCTGGCAGCAGGGGCGCGGGTGTTTGGCGCCCGCGCGGTGATCTACCTGGCCGAAACCGTGCCGGAAGCCTTTGCTGAGCGTCTGCGCGGCATTGGTGCTGAGGTTGTTCGGGCCGGCGCGGATTATGAGGCCAGCATGGACGCCGCCGCCAAGGGGGCTGAGGCTGACGGGCTGAGCCTGCTGTCTGACGGATCCTGGCCCGGCTACACCGAACGTCCCTACCGGGTGATGGAGGGATATACCCAACTGGCGGCCGAAGCGGTGGCGCAGATTCCGGAACCACCGACCGACATTCTGTTGCAGGCCGGGGTTGGCGGGCTGGCCGCTGCAGTTGCCGCTTATGCCCGGCGCGCCTGGGGGGATGTGCCCCGGATCACGGTGGTGGAACCCGCTTTTGCCCCGGCGCTGATTGCCTCGATCGAGGCCGGTAAGCTGGTTGAATCCACCGGCCCCGTGTCTGAGATGGGGCGATTGGATTGTAAAACTGCGTCGATGGTGGCGCTGGCCGGTCTGGCCAACGATGCCGATGCCTTCCTGACCATCACCGAAGAACAGGCCGCCGCAGGTGCTGCGACACTGGCCAATCATGATCTGGCCACCACACCCTCTGGCGGGGCAGGGTTGGCGGCCTTGCTGGCGGGCGTTCCGGGGCTTGGCAAAGACGCCCGGGTTTTGACCATCCTCAGCGAGGGCCCAGAAGATGGCTGA
- a CDS encoding Lrp/AsnC family transcriptional regulator, producing MDPFDRALLDALQTNNRQTAEQLSAQVGLSPDACRKRLSKLRQSGVIEAEVAVLNPEKLGRGLTLVVEVTLRSESPSEIDAFQTRMLQAPEVMQCFYVTGEADFVLTLTAKDMADYEGFTRRHFFDEANIAKFRTNVVMKRVKSGLTIPLASPEMS from the coding sequence ATGGACCCGTTTGACCGCGCTTTGCTGGATGCCCTGCAAACAAACAACCGCCAAACCGCTGAACAGCTGTCAGCGCAGGTGGGCCTGTCGCCGGATGCCTGCCGCAAACGGCTGTCCAAACTGCGTCAGTCCGGAGTGATTGAGGCAGAGGTGGCCGTGCTGAATCCCGAAAAACTAGGCCGCGGCCTGACCTTGGTGGTGGAGGTCACGCTGCGCTCAGAAAGCCCTAGTGAGATTGACGCCTTCCAGACCCGGATGCTGCAGGCGCCCGAGGTCATGCAGTGTTTCTATGTCACGGGGGAGGCAGACTTTGTACTGACCCTGACAGCCAAGGACATGGCGGATTATGAGGGGTTCACCCGGCGGCATTTCTTTGACGAAGCCAATATCGCCAAATTCCGCACCAATGTGGTGATGAAGCGGGTGAAATCCGGGCTGACGATACCGCTTGCCAGCCCGGAGATGTCTTAG